Proteins encoded together in one Microbacterium oxydans window:
- a CDS encoding F0F1 ATP synthase subunit gamma: MGAQLRVYKQKISSAQTTKKITKAMELIAASRIQKAMARVKASTPFARAVTRAVSAVATHSNVDHPLTRESENITRSAVVIFSSDRGLAGAFNSQILREGLEVAELLREQGKEPVFYLIGRKAVGYFQFRRLASAAEWTGDTDTPSFHTAEEISATLLEAFSRGGQDGGVDEIHLVYNRFVSMMTQSPESVRLLPLEITEADESEAGSTVYPLYEFEPDAETVLDAILPVYIQSRVFNALLQSSAAKQAATQKAMKSASDNADKLITDYTRLRNNARQAEITQQIAEIVGGADALSSK; encoded by the coding sequence ATGGGCGCTCAACTCAGGGTCTACAAGCAGAAGATCTCTTCTGCTCAGACGACCAAGAAGATCACGAAGGCGATGGAACTCATCGCGGCTTCGCGCATCCAGAAGGCGATGGCACGCGTCAAGGCGTCTACTCCCTTCGCGCGTGCCGTGACGAGGGCCGTGTCGGCCGTCGCGACGCACTCGAACGTGGACCACCCGCTGACCCGCGAGTCCGAGAACATCACCCGCTCCGCGGTCGTGATCTTCTCCTCGGACCGCGGTCTCGCCGGAGCCTTCAACTCGCAGATCCTCCGTGAGGGTCTCGAGGTGGCGGAGCTCCTGCGGGAGCAGGGCAAGGAGCCGGTCTTCTACCTCATCGGTCGCAAGGCCGTCGGATACTTCCAGTTCCGACGCCTCGCTTCCGCTGCGGAGTGGACCGGCGACACCGACACCCCGTCGTTCCACACCGCGGAGGAGATCTCGGCCACGCTGCTCGAGGCCTTCTCCCGTGGTGGGCAGGACGGCGGCGTCGACGAGATCCACCTCGTGTACAACCGTTTCGTCAGCATGATGACGCAGTCGCCGGAATCCGTGCGCCTGCTCCCGCTGGAGATCACGGAAGCCGATGAGTCGGAAGCCGGTAGCACCGTCTACCCGCTGTACGAGTTCGAGCCGGATGCCGAGACCGTTCTCGACGCCATCCTGCCGGTGTACATCCAGAGCCGCGTCTTCAACGCTCTCCTGCAGTCGTCTGCTGCCAAGCAGGCCGCGACGCAGAAGGCGATGAAGTCGGCCAGCGACAACGCCGACAAGCTCATCACCGACTACACCCGTCTGCGCAACAACGCGCGTCAGGCGGAGATCACGCAGCAGATCGCCGAGATCGTCGGCGGCGCCGACGCCCTCTCGAGCAAATAG
- a CDS encoding F0F1 ATP synthase subunit epsilon produces the protein MALHVSLVSADAEVWTGEASLVVAKTVEGEIGFMTGHEPVLAILAEGQVRITQSDGTKVLANAQDGFLSMEGDTLTIVAGNAALIA, from the coding sequence ATGGCGCTGCATGTCAGCCTCGTCTCCGCTGACGCGGAGGTCTGGACGGGAGAGGCGAGCCTCGTGGTCGCCAAGACCGTCGAGGGTGAGATCGGCTTCATGACCGGCCACGAGCCGGTGCTCGCCATCCTCGCCGAAGGCCAGGTCCGCATCACTCAGTCCGATGGCACCAAGGTGCTGGCCAACGCGCAGGACGGGTTCCTCTCCATGGAGGGCGACACCCTGACGATCGTCGCCGGCAACGCGGCACTCATCGCCTAG
- a CDS encoding asparaginase: MLETLTVQDSVELAVVERSGFIESRHVGAAVVLSPDGDVVARHGNADALILPRSSLKPLQAVACITAGAVLDGEQLAISTASHTGTDRHASVVRDILTEGGLTEDHLGCPPAWPSDSATRDEMVREHGEPSRVRMGCSGKHAAMLRACVATGWPTEGYLDPAHPLQVHIREVVERLTGEKVAHTAIDGCGAPVHAMTLTGLARAIHRIGTASDRSPFALHRVAGSLVRAVREHPWTIEGPGRPDTIAIEKLGVFTKYGAEGVMVMVAPNGTTVALKMLDGATRASTIVAATLLARSGGLTDADVATLGDALPLTVRGGAADVGAIRPGAGL, from the coding sequence GTGCTGGAGACTCTCACCGTTCAGGATTCCGTGGAACTCGCCGTCGTCGAGCGGAGCGGATTCATCGAATCCCGCCACGTCGGCGCCGCAGTGGTGCTCTCGCCCGACGGAGATGTCGTCGCACGCCATGGCAACGCCGATGCGCTGATCCTGCCGCGTTCGAGCCTCAAGCCGCTGCAGGCCGTCGCCTGCATCACCGCCGGTGCGGTCCTCGACGGGGAGCAGCTCGCGATCTCGACGGCGAGCCACACCGGCACCGACCGTCATGCCTCCGTCGTGCGCGACATCCTCACCGAGGGCGGTCTCACGGAGGATCACCTGGGCTGCCCGCCCGCCTGGCCGAGCGACTCCGCGACCCGGGACGAGATGGTCCGCGAGCACGGTGAGCCGTCGCGGGTGCGGATGGGCTGCTCGGGCAAGCACGCCGCGATGCTGCGCGCCTGCGTGGCCACCGGCTGGCCGACCGAGGGCTACCTGGACCCCGCGCATCCGCTCCAGGTGCACATCCGCGAGGTCGTCGAGCGCCTCACCGGCGAGAAGGTCGCCCACACCGCGATCGACGGATGCGGAGCCCCCGTCCACGCCATGACGCTGACCGGACTGGCCCGCGCGATCCACCGCATCGGCACCGCCTCCGACCGGTCGCCGTTTGCGCTCCACCGCGTCGCCGGCTCGCTGGTGCGCGCGGTGCGGGAGCACCCGTGGACGATCGAAGGCCCCGGTCGACCGGACACGATCGCGATCGAGAAGCTCGGCGTGTTCACGAAGTACGGCGCCGAAGGCGTGATGGTGATGGTCGCTCCGAACGGCACGACCGTGGCGCTGAAGATGCTCGACGGCGCCACGCGCGCCTCCACGATCGTCGCCGCCACCCTGCTCGCCCGGTCGGGCGGCCTCACCGATGCCGACGTGGCGACGCTCGGCGACGCGCTGCCGCTCACGGTCCGCGGCGGTGCGGCGGACGTCGGCGCGATCCGTCCCGGTGCGGGCCTCTGA
- a CDS encoding large exoprotein, whose amino-acid sequence MNFLEGTMDDYYGYGGLSGGALVALILVYTILPLAIYALYSWFYMRIFEKAGVQGKWRAWVPVYNSMIFYKLGDLSPWLVLYLIGASILGAIIPFLGWFLILPLAGIAARVLDLIAAWRVGLKLQKDAVWVILYFFLPPVWLGINAFDKSRWNSNIQPASWAANSLLGDRTAWDGIPAQASAAPQPGYGAPQPGYGAPQGYAPPAPQGYAPPAQPGYAPPATPTAPATGAPVPPVPPTTPPAPPAAPPAAPPAPPTAPPAAPPAPPAAPPAPPTDPTQPPA is encoded by the coding sequence ATGAACTTCTTGGAGGGAACCATGGACGACTACTACGGCTACGGGGGTCTGTCAGGTGGCGCGCTCGTCGCGCTGATCCTGGTCTACACGATCCTGCCGCTCGCCATCTACGCGCTCTACTCGTGGTTCTACATGAGGATCTTCGAGAAGGCGGGAGTCCAGGGGAAGTGGCGTGCGTGGGTTCCGGTCTACAACTCCATGATCTTCTACAAGCTCGGTGACCTGAGCCCCTGGCTCGTGCTCTACCTGATCGGCGCCAGCATCCTCGGCGCGATCATCCCGTTCCTGGGCTGGTTCCTCATCCTCCCGCTCGCCGGCATCGCCGCTCGCGTCCTCGACCTGATCGCGGCCTGGCGCGTCGGTCTCAAGCTGCAGAAGGATGCCGTCTGGGTCATCCTCTACTTCTTCCTCCCGCCCGTGTGGCTCGGTATCAACGCGTTCGACAAGTCGCGTTGGAACTCGAACATCCAGCCCGCATCGTGGGCGGCGAACTCGCTGCTCGGCGACCGCACCGCCTGGGACGGCATTCCGGCACAGGCATCCGCCGCCCCGCAGCCCGGATACGGTGCCCCGCAGCCCGGCTACGGCGCCCCGCAGGGTTACGCTCCGCCCGCCCCGCAGGGGTACGCGCCGCCCGCCCAGCCCGGCTACGCGCCTCCGGCGACGCCCACCGCTCCGGCGACGGGTGCCCCGGTTCCGCCGGTGCCGCCGACCACGCCGCCGGCGCCTCCTGCCGCTCCGCCGGCAGCACCGCCCGCACCTCCGACCGCTCCGCCGGCAGCACCGCCGGCGCCGCCCGCGGCACCGCCGGCCCCGCCGACGGATCCCACGCAGCCGCCTGCGTGA
- a CDS encoding FtsK/SpoIIIE domain-containing protein, with protein METLPIVLPAAPAPSRRASLPFLAAVVPIVSGFALWMITGSVFALCFAALGPLMICASFLDAARSRRRERRQTEAQMEREWTAAEEELLRRQREEREALWLRLPDAAAALVQPPLRNARPPDSTTPVVVGAGSTTSGIRCGGADDPRGRSFRERCGTLTEAPITVPLGGGICLRGARPLVVAAARALVVQLSMRFGAAQLSLVGAEVIAVGLGALPHAARARRGGFRLAVCSPESDRLEADALIWLTSTDAEVPEGVTTVIDIGEPARARLRTPQGAAVIAVECLSGSQAGLIARDLAEREEHVDTLPDTVALDELEQPHADEGLAAAIGRGERGAIVVDIVEDGPHAIVTGTTGTGKSELLVSWVAAIAAQHGPDRVTFVLADFKGGTAFEPLRELRQVAAVITDLDEDGARRGVSSLTAELRRREGVLAAAGARDVRDVAMPRLVIVVDEFAALLAEHPDLGAVFTDVAARGRALGMHLILGTQRAAGVVRDALAANCPLRISLRVGDAADSRLMIGTDAASELPGGTESRGVGLVRRPADAEPIALRIALTGAADLRRIGMRWATEPRPRSPWLPALPTRLPLADLLADLDAPPDAVVLGRADDPVHQSQPLEVMSCGGDRGILFLGAPGSGRTAALRALAVQRPEAYWMPEDPEEAWDLVETWARGGERLPELVLCDDVDALFALLPPEYGQPFAQRWEQILRTSTGTSFALTAARAAGSLGRALEALPRRALLRMPSRVEHLAAGGEAATFVRDRVPGRARIGDHDVQIAWTDADAFVRGTGSGPPAWEPSSARTAVVTAGAVDVAARLRDAYPGFDVVLASAEPHIPSRAGILVADAETWQRNWSVWQRIRAEGEVLIRAEHPADLRQLAGVRELPPYARPHAGRAWSVRGAESPRRVILAELSP; from the coding sequence ATGGAAACCCTTCCGATCGTCCTCCCGGCGGCTCCCGCCCCTTCGCGGCGCGCGTCGCTGCCGTTCTTGGCCGCCGTCGTGCCGATCGTCTCTGGCTTCGCGCTGTGGATGATCACGGGATCCGTCTTCGCGCTGTGCTTCGCGGCGCTCGGTCCGTTGATGATCTGCGCCTCGTTCCTCGACGCCGCTCGCAGCCGGCGACGCGAACGTCGGCAGACGGAAGCCCAGATGGAGCGTGAGTGGACGGCAGCCGAGGAAGAGCTTCTCCGCCGGCAGCGAGAGGAGCGCGAAGCGCTGTGGCTGCGCCTGCCCGACGCCGCGGCCGCCCTCGTCCAACCGCCCCTCCGGAACGCGCGGCCCCCGGACTCGACGACCCCGGTCGTGGTGGGCGCCGGCAGCACGACGAGCGGCATCCGATGCGGGGGAGCGGATGATCCCCGCGGGCGGAGCTTCCGAGAGCGCTGCGGCACGCTCACGGAAGCGCCGATCACGGTTCCTCTGGGCGGCGGGATCTGTCTGCGTGGCGCGAGACCCCTGGTGGTCGCGGCCGCACGAGCGCTCGTCGTCCAGCTGAGCATGCGCTTCGGTGCGGCACAGCTCTCTCTCGTGGGCGCGGAGGTCATCGCGGTCGGTCTCGGTGCGCTCCCGCACGCAGCGCGCGCACGCCGGGGCGGATTCCGGCTGGCGGTCTGCTCACCGGAGAGCGATCGGTTGGAGGCGGATGCTCTCATCTGGCTGACGTCGACCGACGCAGAGGTGCCCGAGGGGGTCACGACGGTGATCGACATCGGGGAACCCGCCCGTGCCCGCCTCCGCACACCGCAGGGTGCTGCGGTCATCGCCGTCGAGTGCCTGTCCGGATCTCAGGCGGGTCTCATCGCGCGCGACCTTGCAGAGCGGGAAGAGCATGTCGATACGCTCCCGGATACCGTCGCACTGGACGAGCTGGAGCAGCCGCATGCGGACGAGGGCCTGGCTGCGGCGATCGGACGCGGCGAACGGGGCGCGATCGTGGTCGACATCGTCGAGGACGGGCCGCATGCGATCGTCACCGGCACGACCGGGACGGGGAAGAGCGAGCTCCTCGTCAGCTGGGTCGCCGCCATCGCCGCGCAGCACGGACCCGATCGGGTGACGTTCGTCCTCGCCGACTTCAAGGGCGGCACCGCCTTCGAGCCGCTGCGCGAGCTGCGACAGGTGGCGGCCGTCATCACGGACCTCGATGAGGACGGCGCCCGACGCGGCGTGTCGAGCCTCACCGCCGAGCTGCGTCGCCGCGAGGGAGTGCTGGCCGCGGCGGGCGCCCGGGACGTGCGTGACGTCGCGATGCCCCGTCTGGTCATCGTCGTGGATGAGTTCGCGGCGCTCCTGGCGGAGCATCCCGATCTGGGCGCGGTCTTCACGGACGTCGCGGCTCGCGGCAGGGCTCTCGGCATGCACCTGATCCTCGGCACCCAACGAGCCGCCGGCGTCGTGCGCGACGCACTGGCGGCCAACTGCCCGCTACGCATCAGCCTGCGCGTGGGCGACGCCGCGGACAGCCGACTGATGATCGGAACCGATGCGGCGTCGGAGCTGCCGGGCGGTACGGAGTCTCGCGGCGTCGGTCTCGTGCGGCGTCCCGCCGACGCCGAGCCGATCGCTCTGCGCATCGCCCTGACCGGTGCGGCCGATCTGCGACGCATCGGGATGCGCTGGGCGACAGAGCCCCGACCGCGCAGTCCGTGGCTTCCGGCCCTTCCCACGCGCCTTCCTCTCGCGGACCTGCTCGCCGACCTGGACGCGCCGCCTGATGCCGTCGTGCTCGGGCGCGCCGACGACCCGGTGCACCAGTCGCAGCCGCTGGAGGTGATGTCGTGCGGGGGAGACCGAGGGATCCTCTTCCTCGGAGCGCCCGGATCCGGTCGCACTGCCGCCCTCCGCGCCCTGGCCGTGCAGCGACCCGAGGCGTACTGGATGCCGGAGGACCCCGAGGAGGCATGGGATCTCGTCGAGACCTGGGCTCGGGGAGGAGAGCGTCTGCCGGAGCTCGTGCTGTGCGACGACGTCGACGCCCTGTTCGCGCTGCTGCCGCCGGAGTACGGTCAGCCGTTCGCACAGCGTTGGGAGCAGATCCTCCGCACCAGCACTGGCACGTCCTTCGCTCTGACGGCTGCCAGGGCTGCGGGATCGCTGGGGCGAGCGCTCGAGGCGCTGCCGCGTCGTGCGCTGTTGCGCATGCCGAGCAGGGTGGAGCATCTCGCGGCCGGGGGAGAAGCGGCCACCTTCGTCCGGGACCGTGTTCCCGGGCGGGCCCGGATCGGTGATCACGACGTGCAGATCGCCTGGACCGACGCGGACGCGTTCGTCCGAGGGACGGGATCGGGGCCGCCGGCTTGGGAGCCCTCGAGCGCGCGCACTGCCGTCGTCACGGCCGGGGCGGTCGACGTGGCGGCACGGCTGCGTGATGCATACCCCGGTTTCGATGTGGTCCTCGCGAGCGCGGAGCCGCACATTCCGTCGCGGGCCGGCATCCTCGTGGCCGACGCGGAGACCTGGCAGCGGAACTGGTCGGTCTGGCAGCGCATCCGTGCGGAGGGCGAGGTGCTGATCCGCGCCGAGCATCCCGCCGATCTTCGGCAGCTCGCCGGTGTCCGGGAGCTGCCGCCGTATGCCCGTCCGCATGCGGGCCGGGCATGGTCGGTCCGCGGCGCGGAATCACCCCGGCGCGTGATCCTTGCGGAGCTGTCGCCGTGA
- a CDS encoding YaaA family protein, with translation MKILLPPSETKHVGGDGAPLDVHSLALPGLAEHRTAVVDALVELSADEASARRVLKLSERQLGDIAHNRALRTAPTMAAVDRYTGVLYDALEAPSLSAASRRWLGEHVWIHSAPLGPVGALDAVPTYRLAAGTSLPGVPPLRRHWAEATSEAIGAAAPVFVLDLRSEAYVALGPIPATVPSAYVRVVTPHGRALNHFNKKSKGLLVRALAEDRPRAGSLRALRSWAESRGIVLRDADQPGTIELVVAE, from the coding sequence ATGAAGATCCTGCTCCCTCCGTCGGAGACCAAGCACGTGGGCGGCGACGGCGCGCCGCTCGACGTCCACTCGCTGGCACTGCCCGGGCTGGCGGAGCATCGCACCGCGGTTGTCGACGCCCTCGTCGAGCTCTCGGCGGACGAGGCATCGGCGCGCCGGGTCCTCAAGCTGAGCGAACGTCAGCTCGGTGACATCGCGCACAACCGCGCGCTGCGGACGGCCCCCACGATGGCGGCGGTCGACCGCTACACCGGGGTGCTGTACGACGCGCTCGAGGCGCCGTCGCTCTCCGCGGCCTCGCGGCGCTGGCTGGGGGAGCACGTCTGGATCCACAGCGCGCCGCTCGGCCCGGTCGGTGCTCTCGATGCCGTGCCGACCTACCGCCTCGCGGCCGGCACCTCTCTTCCCGGGGTCCCACCCCTCCGCCGGCACTGGGCAGAGGCGACGTCGGAGGCGATCGGCGCGGCAGCGCCCGTCTTCGTGCTCGACCTGCGGAGCGAGGCGTACGTGGCGCTCGGGCCGATTCCGGCGACCGTGCCGTCCGCCTATGTCCGCGTCGTGACACCGCACGGCAGAGCGCTGAACCATTTCAACAAGAAGTCCAAGGGGCTGCTCGTGCGCGCACTCGCGGAGGACCGGCCGCGTGCGGGGTCGCTTCGTGCGTTGCGGTCCTGGGCCGAGTCCCGGGGCATCGTCCTCCGAGACGCCGACCAGCCTGGCACGATCGAACTCGTCGTGGCGGAGTAG
- a CDS encoding aldo/keto reductase, whose protein sequence is MVSSQRRVGASGLLVSSTGLGCNNFGRAGTATETLSGTREVIDAALANDITFFDTADMYGAVAGASETLMGEALEGRRDRVVLATKFGQERDMGYAFPAARGSRRYVRRAVEESLRRLRTDWIDLYQLHLPDPETPIAETTDALDELVREGKIRYYGHSNFTGWQIAEAEFTTRARSTGRFISAQNHYSLLARAAEREVLPAVERYQLGFFPYFPLHNGLLTGKFTRDGGPASSRIMATRRHVWEDAPWDAIEAFRGFCDERGITMLQATFGWLLARPAVSSVIAGATSAAQVEANAAAGDAWRPDAADLEIIDELFPLPADPGARV, encoded by the coding sequence ATGGTCTCGTCCCAGCGCCGCGTCGGCGCGTCCGGTCTTCTCGTCTCCTCCACCGGCCTCGGCTGCAACAACTTCGGACGGGCCGGCACCGCAACCGAGACCCTGTCGGGCACACGCGAGGTGATCGATGCCGCGCTCGCGAACGACATCACCTTCTTCGACACGGCCGACATGTACGGGGCGGTCGCCGGCGCCAGCGAGACCCTGATGGGCGAGGCGCTCGAGGGACGCCGCGACAGGGTCGTCCTGGCGACCAAGTTCGGGCAGGAGCGGGACATGGGCTACGCGTTCCCCGCGGCCCGCGGCTCCCGTCGCTACGTGCGTCGGGCGGTGGAGGAGTCCTTGCGACGACTGCGCACCGACTGGATCGATCTGTACCAGCTGCACCTGCCCGACCCGGAGACGCCGATCGCCGAGACCACCGACGCGCTCGACGAGCTCGTCCGCGAGGGGAAGATCCGCTATTACGGCCACTCGAACTTCACCGGGTGGCAGATCGCCGAGGCGGAGTTCACCACGCGCGCCCGCTCGACCGGTCGATTCATCTCCGCGCAGAACCACTACTCGCTGCTGGCTCGCGCGGCCGAGCGCGAGGTGCTGCCGGCGGTGGAGCGGTACCAGCTCGGCTTCTTCCCGTACTTCCCGCTGCACAACGGGCTCCTGACCGGGAAGTTCACCCGCGACGGCGGCCCGGCGTCGAGCAGGATCATGGCGACGCGGCGGCACGTCTGGGAGGACGCGCCGTGGGACGCGATCGAGGCCTTCCGCGGGTTCTGCGACGAGCGTGGCATCACCATGCTGCAGGCGACATTCGGGTGGCTCCTCGCCCGCCCGGCGGTGTCCAGCGTGATCGCCGGCGCGACCTCGGCCGCACAGGTCGAAGCGAACGCGGCGGCGGGCGATGCATGGCGTCCGGACGCGGCTGACCTCGAGATCATCGACGAATTGTTCCCGCTGCCCGCCGATCCGGGCGCCCGAGTGTGA
- the atpD gene encoding F0F1 ATP synthase subunit beta, translating to MTLTAPADQPATAVVGRVARVNGPVVDIEFPHDSIPDIYNALKTTIAMGEESTEITLEVAQHLGDDLVRAIALNPTDGIVRGQEVRDTGEAISVPVGDVTKGKVFNVIGEVLNLEPGETIEVTERWPIHRKAPNFDQLESKTQMFETGIKSIDLLTPYVLGGKIGLFGGAGVGKTVLIQEMIQRVAQDHGGVSVFAGVGERTREGNDLIHEMEEAGVFDKTALVFGQMDEPPGTRLRVALSALTMAEYFRDVQKQDVLLFIDNIFRFTQAGSEVSTLLGRMPSAVGYQPNLADEMGVLQERITSTRGHSITSLQAIYVPADDYTDPAPATTFAHLDATTELSREIASKGLYPAIDPLTSTSRIMDPRYLGEDHYRVATTVKQILQKNKELQEIIAILGVDELSEEDKIVVSRARRIQQFLSQNTYMAKKFTGVEGSTVPLKETIESFDAITRGDFDHVAEQAFFNVGGISDVEEQWAKIQKENG from the coding sequence ATGACCCTCACCGCTCCGGCTGATCAGCCGGCGACCGCGGTCGTCGGGCGCGTCGCACGCGTCAACGGTCCGGTTGTCGACATCGAGTTCCCGCACGACTCGATCCCCGACATCTACAACGCGCTGAAGACCACGATCGCGATGGGCGAAGAGTCCACCGAGATCACGCTCGAGGTCGCTCAGCACCTCGGCGACGACCTCGTCCGCGCCATCGCCCTGAACCCGACCGACGGCATCGTCCGCGGCCAGGAAGTCCGCGACACCGGTGAGGCCATCTCGGTCCCCGTCGGCGACGTGACCAAGGGCAAGGTGTTCAACGTCATCGGCGAGGTGCTCAACCTCGAGCCCGGCGAGACGATCGAGGTCACCGAGCGCTGGCCCATCCACCGCAAGGCGCCGAACTTCGACCAGCTCGAGTCCAAGACTCAGATGTTCGAGACCGGCATCAAGTCGATCGACCTCCTCACCCCGTACGTGCTGGGTGGAAAGATCGGTCTGTTCGGTGGCGCCGGTGTCGGCAAGACCGTCCTCATCCAGGAGATGATCCAGCGCGTCGCGCAGGACCACGGTGGTGTGTCGGTGTTCGCCGGTGTCGGTGAGCGCACCCGTGAGGGCAACGACCTCATCCACGAGATGGAAGAGGCGGGTGTCTTCGACAAGACCGCCCTCGTCTTCGGCCAGATGGACGAGCCGCCGGGGACGCGTCTGCGCGTCGCCCTCTCGGCTCTGACGATGGCGGAGTACTTCCGTGACGTGCAGAAGCAGGACGTGCTGCTCTTCATCGACAACATCTTCCGCTTCACGCAGGCCGGTTCCGAGGTCTCCACGCTGCTGGGCCGCATGCCCTCCGCCGTGGGTTACCAGCCGAACCTCGCCGACGAGATGGGTGTGCTCCAGGAGCGCATCACCTCGACGCGTGGTCACTCGATCACCTCGCTGCAGGCGATCTACGTGCCGGCCGATGACTACACCGACCCGGCCCCGGCGACCACGTTCGCCCACCTCGACGCGACGACCGAGCTCTCTCGTGAGATCGCCTCGAAGGGTCTGTACCCGGCCATCGACCCGCTGACCTCGACGTCGCGCATCATGGACCCCCGCTACTTGGGCGAGGACCACTACCGCGTCGCCACGACGGTCAAGCAGATCCTCCAGAAGAACAAGGAACTGCAGGAGATCATCGCGATCCTCGGTGTCGACGAGCTCTCGGAAGAGGACAAGATCGTCGTGTCGCGTGCACGTCGCATCCAGCAGTTCCTCTCGCAGAACACCTACATGGCGAAGAAGTTCACGGGTGTCGAGGGCTCGACCGTTCCGCTGAAGGAGACCATCGAGTCGTTCGATGCGATCACCCGCGGTGACTTCGACCACGTGGCCGAGCAGGCCTTCTTCAACGTCGGCGGCATCTCCGACGTCGAAGAGCAGTGGGCGAAGATCCAGAAGGAGAACGGCTGA
- a CDS encoding PP2C family protein-serine/threonine phosphatase: MAETKTHRVTVAQRPLLLSWAGVTDLGRRRETNQDAFLAEYPLFIVADGMGGHAGGEIASRSTVERLQAVVSAGEVNHAAIEKALELAVGDIADHPETTDEGTGTTLTGVYLDGAGDEAQWVVLNIGDSRVYLLRDDRLLQVTTDHSVVQELITAGKLSPEEAEGHPYSNVITRAVGASELTAPDYVTIDVRVGDRFVICSDGLTKELTDYGIQHFLRENSDPGTGVEAMLAAALENGGRDNVTLIIVQVTDEDDSSSPIGDTAE; the protein is encoded by the coding sequence GTGGCTGAGACGAAGACGCACCGCGTCACGGTTGCGCAGCGCCCGCTGCTGCTGTCCTGGGCCGGGGTCACCGATCTCGGTCGGCGCCGTGAGACGAATCAGGATGCGTTCCTCGCCGAGTACCCGCTCTTCATCGTCGCCGACGGCATGGGCGGTCATGCCGGGGGCGAGATCGCGAGTCGCAGCACGGTCGAGCGCCTTCAGGCTGTGGTCTCTGCCGGCGAGGTCAACCACGCAGCGATCGAGAAGGCTCTCGAGCTCGCCGTGGGCGACATCGCCGACCATCCGGAGACGACCGACGAGGGCACCGGGACGACGCTCACCGGGGTGTACCTGGACGGTGCCGGCGACGAGGCCCAGTGGGTCGTGCTGAACATCGGCGACTCCCGGGTCTATCTGCTCCGCGACGACCGACTCCTGCAGGTCACGACGGATCACTCCGTGGTCCAGGAGCTCATCACGGCGGGCAAGCTCAGTCCGGAGGAGGCCGAAGGGCATCCGTACAGCAACGTGATCACGCGCGCGGTCGGCGCGAGCGAGCTCACGGCCCCGGACTACGTCACGATCGACGTGCGCGTCGGCGACCGATTCGTCATCTGCTCGGACGGGCTCACCAAGGAGCTCACCGACTACGGGATCCAGCACTTCCTCCGCGAGAACTCCGACCCGGGCACGGGCGTCGAGGCGATGCTCGCCGCGGCGCTGGAGAACGGCGGCCGCGACAACGTGACCCTCATCATCGTGCAGGTCACGGACGAGGACGACTCGTCCTCCCCAATCGGCGACACCGCGGAGTAG
- a CDS encoding OsmC family protein: protein MAESTPRALGEHHYALTSIWTGNAGSGTSGYRDYRRDVTIEVAGKPELLASADKPFRGDPSRWNPEDLLLASLSECHLLSYLHACVTAGVVVVSYRDEASGMMREDGKGGGSFVEVMLRPEVVVAEASMIEAAERAHAQANEWCFIANSMNFPVRHQATVTALA, encoded by the coding sequence ATGGCAGAGTCGACTCCCCGCGCCCTCGGCGAACATCACTACGCGCTCACCTCGATCTGGACCGGGAATGCAGGTTCCGGCACGTCCGGCTACCGGGACTACCGCCGCGACGTGACCATCGAGGTGGCCGGGAAGCCGGAGCTGCTCGCCTCGGCGGACAAGCCCTTCCGCGGCGACCCGTCGCGCTGGAATCCCGAGGATCTCCTGCTCGCGTCCCTGTCCGAGTGTCATCTGCTGTCGTACCTGCATGCCTGCGTGACGGCGGGCGTCGTGGTCGTGTCGTACCGCGACGAGGCCAGCGGGATGATGCGCGAAGACGGCAAGGGCGGAGGCTCGTTCGTCGAGGTGATGCTCCGTCCCGAGGTCGTGGTCGCGGAGGCATCGATGATCGAGGCCGCCGAGCGAGCGCACGCTCAGGCGAACGAATGGTGCTTCATCGCGAACTCGATGAACTTCCCCGTTCGCCACCAGGCGACGGTCACCGCGCTCGCCTGA